TGTCGCGTGCCTCGCATACCGGAAACACCGACCACATGTGATCGATATGACCGTGGGTGAGCACCACCGCAACAGGCTTGAGCTTATGCTCAGCAACAAGGTCGTCGACTCCGGGCGCGGCATCCTTACCTGGATCTATCACGATGCACTCTTGGCCAGGGCCAGCAGCAACGACATAGCAATTGGTCGCCCATGGGCCAGCCGGAAATCCAACGATGAACACGTGCACGAGGGTAACGACCTCGTCCGCAGCACTTGCGACCTACACTCCTACCTTGCCCGACATGCCACTTTGAGAGGAACCCGACGTTGGTCAGCGACAAGCGCGCGAGGCAGGTAGCCCGAGCGAAGGCCGAGCGCCAAGCTGCCCGTCGCGCTGCCCAACGGCAGCAGAACCGGGCGCGTGCTCTGTGGGCTGCGGGAATCGTCTTCGGCCTGATCGTCGTGGGTGGAATCATCTTTGCCGCCTGGCCGGAAAGCACCCCCACAACGGCGCCGGCGAGCGATGCCGCCCCCGCCAGCGCCAGTGCCGCCCCAGCGCCGATCCCGACGCCCCAAAACGTCAGTTGCACCGACGCAACGCCGAGCAAGCAGACCAAGAGCTTCACGAAGGCCACAGATGAAGGCCTTAAGCCAGGAGCGACCATGACCCTGGGCACCAATTGCGGATCCATCGTCATCGACCTTGACGTTGCGCAGGCACCGAAGACCTCCAACGCGATCGCATTCCTGGCCGATCAGGGCTGGTACGACAACAACAGCTGCCATCGGCTGACGGTCGAGGGCATCTTCGTCGTGCAGTGCGGATCACCCAGTCTGGATGGCCAGGGAGGTCCTGGGTTCAAGCTGCCGGAAGAGAACCTGCCCAAGGCTGGAGCGAATGGTGTGGCCAGCTACCCGGCTGGCACGGTTGCGATGGCCAACGCGGGCAAAGGCACCGGTGGCAGCCAATTCTTCTTGGTCTACCAGGACAGCCCACTGCAGCCGGACTACACGATCGTCGGGCAGGTGACCGGCGGCCTGGACGTTGTTCAGTACGTTGCTTCCCAAGGTGTGTCGTCCGCGTCCACGACCGGACCTGCTGACGGCCCGCCCAACCAACCGCTCATCATCAAGTCTGCAACCGTGAGGAACGGCTGATGTCCACTCCGACACCACCCCCAGCGCCCAAACCGGCGCCGTCCCCGGGGGTACGCCCACAGCCTGCGCCGGCAGCGAACTTCGGCCGGATTGCCGACGACGGCGCGGTCTTCCTCAGACTGCCCGACGGCAGCGAGCGGCAGGTCGGGCAGTGGGCGACCGGGAACCCCGCGCAGGCAATGGAGTTCTTTACGAACAAGTACGCGGATTTGGTCACCGAGATTGACCTGGCTGCCAAACGCCTGGCAGACGATCGAGCAACACCAGCGCAGGCGCAGGCGACGGTGGGCAGGATTCGTGCCGCCCTGACCGAGCCGGCTTTTGTCGGTGATCTAGCGGCATTAGTCGCCCGGGTTGGCCAACTTGAGGTCCTCATCAACGTCAAGAAAGCCGCACTGGCCGAGACCAAAGCGGCCGATCGCGCACAGTCGAAGGCTGCCCGCACGGCGCTGGTCGAAGAGGCAGAGAAGCTCGCAACCTCCGAGCAGTGGCGTGTCACCACCGAACGGTTCAAGGCGATCATCGACGAGTGGAAGCTCATCCCGCGATCTGATCGTGGGTCCGAGAACGAGCTCTGGAAGCGGCTGTCCGCCTCCCGAACAGCGTTCGATAAGCGCCGCAGAGTGCACTACGCGGAATTGGAAAGCGCCCGCGACAGCGCGAAGGATGCCAAGCTTGAACTGGTGAAGGAGGCCGAGAGGCTGTCGACCTCGACGGATTGGGCCAAGACCACCCGCTCCTACCGAGAGTTGCTGGAGAAGTGGAAGAAGGCCGGACGTGCAGGCAAATCTGACGACCGATTGTGGGGCCAATTCCGCGCTGCCCAGGACGCGTTCTTCAAGGCTCGCAACGCGACCTATGCAAGCCGCGACGAGGACGAGAAGAAGGCACTGGCAGCCAAGGAGGAAC
This sequence is a window from Candidatus Nanopelagicales bacterium. Protein-coding genes within it:
- a CDS encoding peptidylprolyl isomerase gives rise to the protein MVSDKRARQVARAKAERQAARRAAQRQQNRARALWAAGIVFGLIVVGGIIFAAWPESTPTTAPASDAAPASASAAPAPIPTPQNVSCTDATPSKQTKSFTKATDEGLKPGATMTLGTNCGSIVIDLDVAQAPKTSNAIAFLADQGWYDNNSCHRLTVEGIFVVQCGSPSLDGQGGPGFKLPEENLPKAGANGVASYPAGTVAMANAGKGTGGSQFFLVYQDSPLQPDYTIVGQVTGGLDVVQYVASQGVSSASTTGPADGPPNQPLIIKSATVRNG
- a CDS encoding DUF349 domain-containing protein codes for the protein MSTPTPPPAPKPAPSPGVRPQPAPAANFGRIADDGAVFLRLPDGSERQVGQWATGNPAQAMEFFTNKYADLVTEIDLAAKRLADDRATPAQAQATVGRIRAALTEPAFVGDLAALVARVGQLEVLINVKKAALAETKAADRAQSKAARTALVEEAEKLATSEQWRVTTERFKAIIDEWKLIPRSDRGSENELWKRLSASRTAFDKRRRVHYAELESARDSAKDAKLELVKEAERLSTSTDWAKTTRSYRELLEKWKKAGRAGKSDDRLWGQFRAAQDAFFKARNATYASRDEDEKKALAAKEELLAEAERLVPVKDPRSAKRALRSIHDKWDKIGRIPRGDMKRIEARLSKVEDAVRGADSPRGVSANPELRGRAADTVSGFRSSVEKLEKKLATAKASGDEPATAKAQSALDSAQTLLAAAESGLAKFGG